A portion of the Agrobacterium tumefaciens genome contains these proteins:
- a CDS encoding ABC transporter permease, which translates to MSLDANTGIAEKTSGFGLGSMLRSPLALPLAGLIVVSILMGLASDNFFSVNNIMNVLRQVSVVGILAVGMTFVILTGGIDLSVGAVMALVGTLSAGLMVNTGLPASLALPAGLFIGLGIGIFNGALVAWGKMPAIIVTLATMGMARGLGLIYSGGYPVSGIPSWISWFGVGRVGVVPVPVIIMVVIYAVAWVLLQRTAFGRHVYALGGNELAARLSGVKTRRVKLAVYGISGVTAALAALILTGRLMSGQPNAGVGFELDAIAAVVLGGTAIAGGRGLILGTLIGAVLLGILNNGLNLMGINPYLQDVIKGGIILLAIYIGRDWR; encoded by the coding sequence ATGTCGCTTGATGCAAATACCGGCATTGCCGAAAAGACGAGCGGTTTCGGCCTTGGCAGCATGCTGCGCTCGCCTCTCGCCCTGCCTCTGGCGGGCCTGATTGTCGTATCGATCCTGATGGGTCTTGCGAGCGACAATTTCTTCAGCGTGAACAACATCATGAACGTGCTGCGACAGGTTTCAGTCGTGGGCATTCTGGCCGTGGGCATGACATTCGTCATCCTCACAGGCGGCATCGACCTGTCGGTCGGCGCGGTCATGGCGCTTGTCGGCACGCTGTCTGCAGGCCTGATGGTGAATACCGGCCTGCCTGCGTCGCTCGCCTTGCCGGCCGGGCTGTTCATCGGACTTGGCATCGGTATCTTCAACGGAGCACTTGTCGCCTGGGGCAAGATGCCGGCCATCATCGTCACGCTTGCGACGATGGGAATGGCGCGCGGTCTCGGCCTCATCTACTCCGGCGGTTATCCCGTCAGCGGCATTCCGAGCTGGATTTCCTGGTTTGGCGTCGGCCGCGTTGGCGTCGTGCCGGTGCCTGTTATCATCATGGTGGTGATTTACGCCGTGGCCTGGGTGCTTTTGCAGCGTACGGCTTTCGGTCGTCACGTCTATGCACTCGGCGGCAACGAGCTGGCCGCGCGCCTCTCCGGCGTCAAGACCCGGCGCGTCAAGCTTGCCGTCTATGGTATCTCAGGCGTGACGGCAGCGCTTGCAGCTCTCATTCTGACCGGCCGGCTTATGAGCGGACAGCCCAATGCGGGTGTCGGTTTCGAGCTGGATGCCATTGCGGCCGTGGTTCTCGGCGGCACGGCGATTGCCGGCGGACGCGGGCTCATTCTTGGTACCCTTATCGGCGCGGTGCTGCTCGGCATCCTGAATAACGGCCTCAATCTCATGGGTATCAACCCTTATCTGCAGGATGTCATCAAGGGCGGCATCATTCTGCTCGCCATCTATATCGGGCGCGACTGGCGTTGA
- a CDS encoding FGGY-family carbohydrate kinase, which translates to MASYLIGVDVGTGSARAGVFDVAGRLLATAKRPITMHREDGGIAEQSSGEVWKAVCDSVRESVSRAGIDPAAVVGIGFDATCSLVVRGPEDETLPVGAPDHPERDIIVWMDHRAVEQAERINAGEHAVLKYVGGRISPEMQTPKLLWLRENRPDIYARAEHFFDLTDFLTWKASGALDRSACTVTCKWTYLAHEERWDAEYFTRIGLGDLAEQGFRRIGESVVHPGTALGNGLTDEAAKAMGLVAGTAVAAGLIDAHAGGVGTVAAGGDASRCLGYVFGTSSCTMTTTSEPAFVPGVWGPYYSAMVPGAWLNEGGQSAAGAAIDYLVQLHPAFSEAKALSEKEGKSLPAWLADRALALATSASAAVKIAENFHVVPEFLGNRAPFADPHARAVIAGYGTETGVDSLVALYVAGLLGLGYGLRQIIETQARHGAPVETISVSGGAGAHPLARQLLADATGLSVELTECEEPVLLGSAMLGAVAAKAYPDLISAMPAMSRIAKYSAPDAAFSQVHQSRYDAFLALQNAARAIRSANHS; encoded by the coding sequence ATGGCTTCCTACCTGATTGGCGTCGATGTCGGTACCGGCTCTGCCCGTGCCGGTGTCTTTGATGTGGCGGGCAGGCTTCTCGCCACCGCCAAGCGCCCGATCACGATGCATCGCGAAGACGGCGGCATAGCCGAACAATCGAGTGGTGAGGTTTGGAAAGCCGTTTGCGACAGCGTGCGGGAAAGTGTCTCGCGCGCCGGCATAGATCCCGCAGCCGTGGTTGGCATCGGTTTCGATGCCACCTGCTCGCTCGTGGTGCGCGGGCCTGAGGATGAGACCCTTCCGGTCGGCGCGCCGGATCATCCAGAGCGCGATATCATCGTCTGGATGGATCACCGCGCCGTCGAACAGGCGGAGCGGATCAATGCGGGCGAACATGCCGTTCTGAAATATGTCGGTGGCCGGATTTCCCCGGAAATGCAGACGCCCAAGCTGCTCTGGCTTCGCGAAAACAGGCCGGATATCTATGCGCGCGCCGAGCACTTCTTTGACCTGACGGACTTCCTGACCTGGAAAGCCTCAGGCGCGCTCGATCGTTCCGCGTGCACGGTTACCTGCAAGTGGACTTATCTCGCCCATGAGGAACGTTGGGATGCGGAATATTTCACCCGCATCGGGCTTGGCGATCTGGCGGAGCAGGGATTCCGCCGTATCGGTGAAAGCGTCGTTCATCCAGGCACGGCGCTGGGTAATGGTTTGACCGATGAAGCCGCAAAAGCCATGGGGCTGGTTGCTGGAACCGCCGTTGCCGCCGGTCTGATCGATGCGCATGCCGGGGGTGTCGGCACGGTGGCTGCGGGCGGCGACGCTTCGCGGTGCCTCGGTTACGTCTTTGGTACCTCTTCCTGTACCATGACAACCACCTCGGAGCCGGCTTTCGTGCCGGGTGTTTGGGGTCCCTATTATTCCGCCATGGTTCCCGGCGCATGGCTCAATGAAGGCGGCCAATCCGCCGCCGGTGCGGCCATTGATTATCTGGTGCAATTGCACCCGGCATTTTCAGAGGCAAAGGCGCTTTCCGAAAAAGAAGGCAAGTCATTACCTGCATGGCTTGCCGACCGTGCACTAGCTTTGGCCACGTCTGCTTCCGCTGCCGTGAAGATTGCCGAGAATTTTCACGTGGTGCCGGAGTTCCTCGGCAACCGCGCGCCCTTCGCCGATCCTCATGCCCGTGCCGTCATTGCCGGTTACGGCACCGAGACGGGGGTGGATTCGCTTGTCGCGCTTTACGTGGCGGGGCTTCTCGGCCTCGGTTACGGGCTTCGCCAGATCATCGAGACGCAGGCGCGTCATGGCGCTCCCGTGGAAACGATCAGTGTCAGCGGCGGCGCGGGCGCGCATCCGCTTGCCAGACAATTGCTGGCGGATGCGACGGGGCTTTCGGTTGAACTCACTGAATGCGAGGAGCCGGTGCTTCTGGGATCGGCGATGCTCGGCGCGGTTGCTGCCAAGGCCTATCCCGACCTGATTTCCGCAATGCCCGCCATGTCGCGTATTGCCAAATATTCGGCACCGGACGCTGCATTCAGCCAAGTGCACCAGTCACGCTACGACGCGTTTCTGGCACTGCAGAATGCGGCGCGCGCCATTCGTTCCGCAAACCATTCCTGA
- the proP gene encoding glycine betaine/L-proline transporter ProP translates to MNNQIQATPLSIDDVTVIDDEKVKKAVTAAALGNAMEWFDFGVYGFVAYAVGKVFFPDASPAVQTVAALATFSVPFLIRPLGGVFFGAMGDKFGRQKVLSLTIIIMAASTFCIGLIPGYATIGIWAPILLLLCKLAQGFSVGGEYTGAAIFVAEYAPDRKRGYLGSWLDFGSIAGFVLGAGLVVLLSTAMGEDKFLDWGWRIPFFLAAPLGLIGLYLRHAAEETPAFTERLQRSEEEDRQSLKERPMVPIAEIVSQHSRSLAICIGMVLVTNVTYYMLLTYMPTYLSKTLNYSEDHGVLIIIAVMVGMLFVQPAIGLLSDRIGRRPFLAVGSTAILFLSLPAFHLIASGQVVQIFFGLLILAVALNCLIGIMASTLPALFPARIRYSALAIAFNISIIVAGLTPTLTAWLVEVTENIYMPAYYLMVAAIFGIVTTFFLKETANRPLYGDTPNASSRKEAKSLLAEQYLHIEKSVDEIDDELLKLEEQKEILQAKRNQLVGRHPDLT, encoded by the coding sequence TTGAACAACCAGATACAGGCCACTCCGCTGAGCATCGACGACGTCACCGTTATCGATGACGAGAAGGTCAAAAAAGCAGTTACGGCAGCCGCTCTCGGTAACGCGATGGAGTGGTTCGACTTCGGCGTTTACGGCTTCGTCGCCTATGCCGTCGGCAAGGTCTTCTTCCCTGACGCGTCACCCGCCGTTCAAACGGTGGCGGCGCTCGCAACCTTCTCCGTCCCCTTCCTCATCCGCCCATTGGGGGGCGTATTTTTCGGCGCCATGGGCGACAAATTCGGGCGTCAAAAAGTCCTCTCCCTGACAATCATCATCATGGCCGCGAGCACCTTCTGTATCGGCCTCATCCCCGGTTATGCCACCATCGGCATATGGGCACCCATTCTGTTGCTGTTATGCAAGCTTGCCCAAGGGTTTTCCGTTGGCGGCGAATATACCGGTGCGGCCATTTTCGTGGCGGAATACGCGCCTGACCGGAAGCGCGGTTACCTTGGAAGCTGGCTCGACTTCGGCTCCATCGCCGGCTTCGTGCTTGGCGCGGGGCTCGTCGTGCTGCTCAGCACCGCGATGGGTGAAGACAAGTTCCTCGACTGGGGCTGGCGCATTCCGTTCTTTCTGGCGGCACCCCTCGGGCTGATCGGGCTTTATCTGCGCCACGCGGCAGAAGAAACACCAGCCTTCACCGAACGCCTGCAGCGCTCTGAAGAAGAAGACCGGCAGTCGCTGAAAGAGCGCCCCATGGTTCCCATCGCCGAGATCGTGAGCCAACATTCCCGCTCGCTGGCAATATGCATAGGCATGGTCCTCGTGACCAACGTCACCTATTACATGCTGCTCACTTACATGCCGACATATCTGTCGAAGACGCTGAATTACAGCGAGGACCATGGCGTCCTCATCATCATCGCGGTTATGGTTGGCATGCTGTTCGTCCAGCCCGCCATCGGGCTTTTGAGCGACCGGATCGGACGCAGGCCGTTTCTGGCGGTTGGCAGCACGGCGATCCTGTTTCTTTCACTGCCGGCATTTCATCTCATCGCCAGCGGACAGGTTGTTCAGATTTTCTTCGGCCTGCTCATCCTGGCGGTCGCACTCAACTGCCTGATCGGGATCATGGCATCCACCCTCCCGGCCCTTTTCCCGGCCCGCATCCGCTACAGCGCGCTGGCTATCGCGTTTAATATCTCGATCATCGTTGCCGGGCTCACGCCGACACTCACCGCATGGTTGGTGGAGGTAACGGAAAATATCTATATGCCGGCCTACTATCTCATGGTCGCGGCCATCTTTGGCATTGTGACGACATTTTTCCTCAAGGAAACCGCCAACCGGCCGCTTTATGGCGACACGCCGAATGCGTCTAGCCGAAAGGAAGCGAAGTCGCTTCTTGCAGAGCAATATCTGCACATCGAGAAAAGCGTCGATGAGATAGACGACGAATTGCTCAAACTTGAAGAACAGAAGGAAATTCTTCAGGCAAAACGCAACCAGCTGGTTGGCAGACATCCGGATCTGACCTGA
- a CDS encoding sugar ABC transporter ATP-binding protein, whose translation MLELNGIRKSFGKIEVLRGVDLQARAGEVHALLGENGAGKSTLMKILCGILQPSEGTIRIDGKDRRFANYDEAIAAGIGIVFQEFSLIPYLDAVENMFLAREIRGPLRLLNKRAMRKRAAEIMSRLAVDVPLDVPVHRLSVAQQQFVEIAKALSLDARILVLDEPTATLTPSETEHLFKVMRELRRQGVAIIFISHHLEEIFEICDRITVLRDGELIGSCLTSDVDNDRLVEMMVGRRIEANFPPKPKIDTAARNVIEVEELQLKKGGPVSRFTLRQGEILGFAGLVGSGRTETVLAMLGAHSASRRKIKVDGVETRFSGPDEALMRGIGLLPESRKEEGLITSFSILQNISLNNYRKYQKAHWFIDLKKELEHTKKAMAQVQVKAQGPYARVDTLSGGNQQKIVIARWLNHDMRVLIFDEPTRGIDVGAKAEIYALMREFAAKGYSIIMISSELPEVIGMSDRVCVFRSGGIVATVEGADINSETIMTNATTGRVEHVA comes from the coding sequence ATGCTGGAACTGAATGGAATAAGAAAAAGCTTCGGCAAGATCGAGGTCCTGCGCGGCGTTGACCTGCAGGCGCGCGCCGGCGAGGTGCATGCGCTTCTGGGAGAGAACGGCGCTGGCAAGTCGACATTGATGAAAATCCTGTGCGGCATTTTGCAGCCCTCGGAGGGCACGATCCGCATTGACGGAAAGGACCGCCGCTTCGCCAATTACGACGAGGCGATTGCCGCCGGTATCGGCATCGTGTTTCAGGAATTCAGCCTGATCCCCTATCTCGATGCGGTTGAAAACATGTTTCTGGCACGCGAAATCCGCGGACCGCTGCGCCTGCTGAACAAGCGCGCGATGCGTAAACGTGCCGCCGAAATCATGAGCCGTCTGGCCGTGGACGTTCCGCTCGATGTGCCGGTGCACCGCCTTTCCGTTGCCCAGCAGCAATTCGTGGAAATTGCCAAGGCGCTTTCACTCGATGCCCGTATTCTCGTTCTCGATGAGCCGACTGCGACGCTTACCCCGTCCGAGACCGAGCATCTCTTCAAGGTCATGCGCGAGCTGCGGCGTCAGGGTGTCGCTATCATCTTCATTTCCCATCATCTCGAGGAAATATTCGAGATCTGCGACCGCATCACCGTCCTGCGTGATGGCGAACTCATCGGCTCCTGCCTCACCTCTGACGTCGATAATGACCGTCTGGTGGAGATGATGGTCGGCCGGCGCATCGAGGCCAATTTTCCGCCCAAACCGAAGATCGATACAGCTGCGCGCAACGTGATCGAGGTCGAAGAGCTTCAACTGAAAAAAGGCGGGCCGGTCTCGCGCTTTACCCTGCGGCAGGGTGAGATACTCGGTTTTGCCGGGCTTGTCGGTTCCGGGCGCACGGAAACGGTGCTGGCCATGCTTGGCGCGCATTCCGCTTCGCGCCGCAAGATCAAGGTCGATGGCGTCGAGACCCGCTTTTCCGGCCCGGATGAGGCGCTGATGCGCGGCATTGGCCTGCTGCCGGAAAGCCGCAAGGAAGAGGGTCTGATCACCAGTTTCTCCATCCTGCAGAACATCTCCCTCAACAACTATCGCAAGTACCAGAAGGCTCACTGGTTTATCGACCTGAAAAAAGAGCTGGAGCACACGAAAAAGGCGATGGCGCAGGTTCAGGTCAAGGCACAGGGACCCTATGCCCGCGTGGACACGCTGTCCGGTGGAAACCAGCAGAAGATCGTTATCGCCCGCTGGCTGAACCATGACATGCGCGTCCTGATCTTCGACGAACCGACGCGCGGCATCGATGTCGGCGCGAAGGCGGAAATCTATGCGCTGATGCGCGAATTCGCAGCCAAGGGCTATTCGATCATCATGATCTCTTCGGAGCTGCCGGAAGTGATCGGCATGTCGGACCGCGTCTGCGTGTTCCGCTCCGGGGGCATCGTCGCCACCGTCGAGGGCGCAGACATCAATTCAGAAACAATAATGACAAACGCCACCACCGGGAGGGTTGAACATGTCGCTTGA
- a CDS encoding SDR family oxidoreductase has protein sequence MQFSGKSVIITGAGKGIGRACAILMAARGAEVVAISRTQSDLDSLKSEIGGRSIRVDLADVASTRAAMVEAGPCDFLINSAGINVLESVLDMSDEGYEAVLGINLRAALVTCQEFARARVAKGGGGAIVNITSIAGHRGFQDHLCYAASKAGLEGATRVLAKELGPHGIRVNAVAPTITLTELAAEAWNDPAKSTPMMVRHPLQRFAEAEDVAQSIALLLSDDSSMISGAVLPIDGGFLAV, from the coding sequence ATGCAGTTTTCCGGAAAATCCGTCATCATCACCGGCGCAGGCAAGGGCATCGGCCGTGCCTGCGCTATCCTGATGGCCGCGCGCGGTGCTGAGGTCGTGGCAATCAGCCGGACCCAGTCCGATCTCGACAGCCTGAAAAGCGAAATCGGCGGACGCTCGATCCGTGTCGATCTCGCAGATGTGGCGTCGACGCGGGCCGCGATGGTCGAGGCGGGTCCTTGCGATTTTCTCATCAACAGCGCCGGCATCAACGTGCTCGAAAGCGTGCTTGATATGAGCGACGAAGGTTATGAGGCTGTACTGGGCATCAATCTGCGTGCCGCGCTCGTCACCTGCCAGGAATTCGCCCGTGCCCGTGTCGCAAAGGGTGGCGGCGGCGCAATCGTCAACATCACGTCAATTGCCGGTCATCGCGGTTTTCAGGATCATCTCTGCTACGCGGCCTCGAAAGCGGGGCTTGAAGGCGCAACCCGCGTTCTTGCCAAGGAACTCGGGCCGCACGGCATCCGTGTCAACGCCGTGGCGCCGACCATCACGCTGACTGAACTGGCTGCCGAAGCATGGAACGATCCGGCCAAGAGCACACCAATGATGGTTCGCCATCCTCTGCAGCGCTTTGCCGAGGCCGAAGACGTGGCACAGAGCATCGCACTGCTTCTGTCAGATGATAGCAGCATGATTTCCGGCGCGGTGTTGCCTATCGATGGCGGGTTCCTCGCCGTCTGA
- a CDS encoding SDR family oxidoreductase — protein sequence MSELLQGKIAVITGAASGIGLATTEALLENGATVVMVDWNEKALNELVGKLGKRAIAQVTNLLDADSCNAMIPEILEKVDHIDILYCNAGTYIGGDLTETTPEAIDKMLNLNVNAVMKNVQAVVPHMSERKTGDIIVTCSIAGHFPTYWEPVYSGSKWAITSFVQGMRRQMIPHGVRVAQVSPGPVVSALLADWPEENLRKAKESGSLIDASEVADAVVYMLTRKRTVTIRDMLVLPTNFDRV from the coding sequence ATGTCTGAATTGCTGCAAGGCAAGATCGCGGTCATCACCGGCGCCGCGTCCGGTATTGGCCTCGCCACCACCGAGGCGCTACTGGAAAACGGTGCAACCGTCGTCATGGTCGACTGGAACGAGAAAGCCCTGAATGAACTTGTCGGTAAACTCGGCAAGCGCGCCATCGCGCAGGTCACGAACCTTCTGGATGCAGACAGCTGCAATGCCATGATCCCGGAAATCCTTGAGAAGGTCGATCACATCGATATTCTCTACTGCAACGCAGGCACTTATATTGGTGGCGATCTCACCGAAACCACGCCGGAAGCCATCGACAAGATGTTGAACCTCAACGTCAATGCCGTGATGAAGAATGTACAGGCCGTCGTGCCGCACATGTCGGAGCGCAAGACCGGCGACATCATCGTCACTTGCTCGATCGCCGGACATTTCCCGACCTATTGGGAGCCGGTCTATTCGGGTTCGAAATGGGCGATCACCAGCTTCGTGCAGGGCATGCGTCGCCAGATGATCCCGCATGGTGTGCGCGTCGCGCAGGTCTCTCCCGGCCCGGTCGTCTCGGCCCTTCTGGCAGACTGGCCGGAAGAAAATCTTCGCAAGGCCAAGGAATCGGGTAGCCTCATCGACGCGAGTGAAGTGGCCGATGCGGTGGTTTACATGCTGACCCGCAAGCGCACCGTCACCATCCGCGACATGCTGGTGCTGCCCACCAACTTCGACCGCGTTTAA